The following proteins are co-located in the Bacteroidales bacterium genome:
- a CDS encoding bifunctional UDP-N-acetylmuramoyl-tripeptide:D-alanyl-D-alanine ligase/alanine racemase, with protein MKILSADIASITKGKLLGPGDLIANEIVTDSRQLSFTTGQIFAAIKGKNHDGHIYIGNLYRKGVRVFIVESPPDEIKDYSEAAFILTGSTVEALQLIASFIRDKFKSPVIAVTGSAGKTIVKEWLADILGLTTPVIRSPKSYNSQIGVPLSVLKLDEKYKLGIFEAGISLPGEMSKLQRIIKPDIGVLTNIGDAHRENFADDKSKATEKLLLFKNASIIVYCSDQKLVNSLILADVNLKSKRLVNWSFRDQKAKVFVTAVTLADGKTSLKIVYEHKNYDFIIPFSDRASVENAITVASVCLALGTDASVISAGLKSLVSVAMRMELKSGINNCQLIEDYYNSDPGSLWMALEYLKSQNGKEPALILSDFVQSGRDEKELYGEVAQLIKKTGIRKFIGIGKSLIASHDLFEKEARFYNSTEEFVSSFNGSDFRNEIILIKGARVFEFEKIGKLLEQQIHQTVLEVNLDAISHNLNEFRSHLNPGTRIMAMVKAFAYGAGPAEIAALLEYHRVSYLAVAYADEGIELRNAGVTLPVMVMNPDPSSSDLLIKYSLEPEIYSFGSYELFTTAALRHGLLNYPVHIKIDTGMHRLGFMPEDVPALAEKLRESECLKVVSVFSHLAASEDPELDHFTLKQVKVFLEAVDQIKKAVSYPFLRHILNSSGILRFPEYQFEMVRPGIGMYGVGNFSGLALRTTGRFKTRISQVKSVKAGDPVGYGCADISYRDRDIAILPVGYADGLSRKLGNRVGELFIKGKRVPIIGNVCMDMCMTDVSGTDAKEGDEAEIFGDNITIREIAVKCGTIPYEILTSIPQRVKRVFIRE; from the coding sequence TTGAAAATCCTCTCGGCAGATATTGCTTCAATTACTAAAGGTAAATTGCTTGGGCCTGGCGATCTTATTGCTAACGAGATTGTTACTGACAGCAGGCAGCTTAGTTTTACAACTGGTCAGATATTTGCAGCAATCAAAGGAAAAAATCACGACGGCCATATATATATCGGGAATCTCTACAGGAAAGGAGTGAGAGTCTTTATAGTAGAATCGCCACCTGACGAGATCAAAGATTATTCTGAAGCCGCTTTCATATTAACAGGAAGCACTGTTGAAGCACTTCAGCTCATAGCATCTTTTATTAGGGACAAGTTTAAGTCACCTGTTATCGCAGTTACAGGAAGTGCCGGAAAAACTATTGTAAAGGAGTGGCTTGCGGATATTCTTGGTCTTACTACGCCTGTTATCAGAAGTCCCAAGAGTTACAATTCTCAGATAGGCGTACCGCTTTCTGTTCTTAAGCTTGACGAAAAATATAAACTCGGAATATTTGAAGCAGGCATCTCGCTGCCTGGAGAGATGTCGAAGCTTCAGCGGATTATAAAACCTGATATAGGTGTTCTGACTAATATCGGAGATGCTCACCGGGAGAACTTCGCTGATGATAAATCAAAAGCCACAGAGAAACTTCTGTTATTCAAAAATGCTTCAATAATAGTCTATTGCAGCGATCAGAAACTGGTGAATTCGCTGATTCTGGCAGACGTTAATCTGAAATCAAAGCGACTTGTTAACTGGTCATTCAGGGATCAGAAGGCAAAAGTGTTTGTTACCGCTGTCACTCTTGCTGATGGTAAGACATCACTTAAAATTGTGTATGAACATAAAAACTATGACTTCATAATACCATTCAGCGACAGGGCTTCAGTAGAGAATGCAATTACTGTGGCTTCGGTTTGTCTTGCTCTCGGAACAGATGCATCAGTTATTTCAGCCGGACTTAAATCTCTGGTTTCAGTAGCTATGAGGATGGAACTGAAAAGCGGAATTAATAACTGTCAGCTGATTGAGGATTATTATAATTCAGATCCCGGCTCACTGTGGATGGCACTCGAATACCTGAAATCTCAGAATGGCAAAGAGCCGGCACTTATATTATCCGACTTTGTTCAGAGCGGACGGGATGAGAAGGAGCTTTATGGTGAAGTTGCCCAGCTGATAAAGAAGACCGGCATTAGAAAATTCATTGGTATAGGGAAATCTCTTATTGCCAGCCATGACTTGTTTGAAAAAGAAGCCAGATTCTACAACTCTACAGAAGAATTTGTAAGCAGTTTCAACGGAAGTGATTTCAGAAATGAGATTATTCTTATCAAGGGTGCCAGGGTTTTTGAATTCGAGAAGATCGGCAAACTTTTGGAACAGCAGATTCACCAGACTGTACTGGAGGTTAATCTCGATGCTATTTCACATAATCTTAATGAATTTCGCAGCCATCTTAATCCGGGCACACGAATCATGGCAATGGTTAAGGCATTTGCCTATGGTGCCGGACCAGCAGAGATTGCAGCTTTACTTGAATATCACAGGGTTAGTTACCTGGCAGTTGCTTATGCCGATGAAGGAATAGAATTAAGGAATGCAGGTGTGACCTTACCGGTTATGGTAATGAATCCCGATCCCTCTTCATCAGATCTTTTAATTAAGTATTCACTCGAGCCGGAAATTTACAGCTTCGGATCATATGAACTGTTTACTACAGCTGCTCTGCGTCACGGATTATTAAATTATCCTGTTCATATTAAGATAGATACAGGGATGCACAGATTGGGCTTCATGCCTGAAGACGTCCCTGCACTTGCAGAAAAGCTGCGAGAATCAGAGTGCCTGAAGGTAGTTTCTGTATTTTCTCATCTGGCGGCAAGCGAGGACCCTGAGCTCGATCATTTTACCCTCAAACAGGTAAAAGTATTTCTTGAAGCTGTTGATCAGATTAAGAAAGCAGTAAGCTATCCTTTCTTAAGACATATACTTAATTCTTCGGGAATTCTGCGTTTTCCCGAGTACCAGTTTGAAATGGTACGGCCGGGAATAGGAATGTACGGAGTCGGGAATTTCAGCGGACTGGCTCTCAGGACAACCGGGCGTTTTAAAACACGAATATCACAGGTAAAGTCAGTAAAAGCAGGAGATCCTGTTGGCTACGGTTGCGCAGATATTTCATACAGGGACAGGGATATCGCAATTCTGCCTGTTGGCTATGCTGATGGTCTGAGCCGAAAGCTTGGAAACAGAGTAGGGGAGTTATTCATTAAAGGAAAGAGAGTACCAATTATAGGTAATGTTTGTATGGACATGTGTATGACAGATGTGAGCGGTACTGATGCAAAAGAAGGAGATGAAGCCGAAATTTTCGGTGACAATATCACTATCAGGGAAATTGCAGTTAAATGCGGGACAATTCCTTATGAAATACTTACCTCTATACCACAGCGTGTAAAAAGAGTTTTTATCAGAGAGTGA
- a CDS encoding thymidine kinase: MDFLENSIGTGGRRGSIEVITGSMFSGKTEELIRRLRRAQYAGMKVEIFKPSLDNRYSENRVVSHDDKSILSTPVDNSSAILLLAGDVHVVGIDEAQFFDNSIVDVCNELADKGIRIVIAGLDMDFMGKPFGPMPALLSIAEFVTKVHAICMRCGNLAQYSYRKSEDEQVVLLGEKNLYEPLCRNCYNIALNK; encoded by the coding sequence ATGGACTTTCTTGAAAATTCTATTGGAACAGGTGGCAGGAGGGGATCAATTGAAGTGATCACAGGGTCTATGTTTTCAGGAAAAACAGAAGAACTGATCAGAAGACTCAGAAGGGCTCAGTATGCTGGTATGAAGGTTGAAATATTTAAACCGTCGCTCGATAACCGTTATTCTGAAAACAGAGTTGTTTCTCATGATGATAAATCGATTCTTTCAACTCCTGTTGATAATTCTTCCGCTATTTTATTGCTCGCCGGCGACGTACATGTTGTTGGTATAGATGAGGCCCAGTTTTTCGACAATTCCATAGTGGATGTCTGCAATGAACTTGCAGATAAAGGCATAAGGATAGTTATTGCCGGATTGGATATGGATTTCATGGGTAAGCCTTTCGGACCGATGCCTGCACTTCTTTCAATTGCTGAATTTGTTACAAAGGTTCATGCTATCTGTATGAGATGCGGCAATCTTGCCCAGTACTCATACAGAAAATCAGAAGATGAACAGGTAGTGCTTCTGGGTGAGAAAAACCTTTATGAGCCTCTTTGCAGAAACTGCTATAACATAGCTTTAAACAAATAA
- the rsmI gene encoding 16S rRNA (cytidine(1402)-2'-O)-methyltransferase: MSKLFLVPTPIGNLRDITYRAVEVLNTVDLILAEDTRQARILLNNYNIKTPLQSHHMYNEHKSVEAVCSKILHGQTIALISDAGTPGISDPGFLLVRTCVEKGVPVETLPGATALIPALVNSGLPCDRFCFEGFLPPKKGRNKRMTALIEESRTMIFYESPYRLVKTLQELATYFGPDREASVSRELSKLYEENIRGTLPVLAEYYTVKPPKGEIVIIVAGKK, translated from the coding sequence ATGAGTAAATTATTCCTTGTACCAACACCAATTGGCAACCTCAGAGATATTACCTACCGTGCAGTTGAGGTACTGAACACTGTTGATCTTATACTTGCTGAAGATACCCGTCAGGCCCGGATCTTACTAAATAATTACAATATAAAGACTCCCCTTCAGTCGCACCACATGTATAACGAGCATAAAAGTGTTGAGGCTGTTTGCTCGAAGATACTTCACGGACAAACAATTGCACTTATTTCAGATGCCGGAACACCGGGAATTTCCGATCCGGGATTTCTGCTAGTAAGAACCTGCGTGGAAAAAGGAGTACCGGTAGAAACTTTACCGGGGGCGACTGCACTGATTCCTGCACTTGTTAATTCAGGACTGCCGTGCGACAGATTCTGCTTTGAAGGATTCCTTCCTCCCAAAAAAGGAAGAAATAAGAGAATGACCGCATTAATTGAAGAGTCCAGAACAATGATATTTTATGAATCACCTTACCGCCTTGTCAAGACTCTGCAGGAGCTGGCTACTTATTTTGGTCCCGACAGAGAGGCATCTGTCTCGAGGGAACTAAGTAAGCTTTACGAGGAAAACATCAGAGGGACTCTCCCTGTTCTGGCTGAATATTATACCGTTAAGCCGCCAAAAGGAGAAATAGTGATTATTGTTGCCGGAAAAAAGTAA
- a CDS encoding carboxypeptidase-like regulatory domain-containing protein, with protein sequence MIKHFFRIVLIFMVSLQTSHSQILKGRITNPNGEPIQYATVYIQELKQGTTANTKGDYELRLAAREIYGHLSESGI encoded by the coding sequence ATGATCAAACATTTTTTCCGGATAGTTCTGATTTTCATGGTCTCACTCCAGACCTCACATTCACAGATACTTAAAGGCAGGATAACCAACCCGAATGGAGAGCCAATACAGTATGCCACTGTTTATATTCAGGAATTAAAACAAGGGACAACAGCCAATACGAAAGGTGACTATGAACTTCGTCTTGCCGCCCGGGAAATATATGGTCATTTATCAGAGTCTGGGATTTGA
- the dnaB gene encoding replicative DNA helicase, with product MAKQRTNPRPAITALPDFGKVPPQANDMEEAVLGAVMLEKEAVITILDILKPESFYREAHQKIFKAISDLSAKEFPVDLYTVTEELRIHNELDSVGGPVYLTQLTAKVVSAANVDYHARIVAQKYIQRELIRVSTEIQTRSFDDSYDVTELLDYSENALFQIAEGNIKREVAPINVVIKEAIREIEEAGKREDALVGTPSGFTKLDRLTSGWQKSELVIIAARPSMGKTAFALSMARNMAVDHGKSVAIFSCEMSSIQLVNRLIVAETDIPGDKIKNGRLNEEEWKQLDSRIKKLVTAPIFIDDTPAISIFELRAKCRRLVAQHKLDIVIVDYLQLMSGPENAGSREQEVSNISRSLKSIAKELNVPILALSQLNRSVEMRGGTKRPLLSDLRESGAIEQDADMVVFIHRQDKFGIPTFEDGSSTKGIAEIILAKNRNGPVDDVKLRFREEKAQFVDIDDFDLDGNPEGGSSTPSITLGSKMNHDNFRKLGGGFDNESDIHDEPPFA from the coding sequence ATGGCAAAACAAAGAACCAATCCGAGACCCGCAATTACAGCATTGCCCGATTTTGGCAAGGTACCACCCCAGGCAAATGATATGGAGGAGGCTGTACTAGGTGCGGTTATGCTCGAAAAAGAGGCAGTAATTACCATCCTTGACATACTTAAACCGGAAAGTTTTTACAGGGAGGCTCATCAGAAAATATTCAAAGCTATTTCAGACTTATCCGCAAAGGAATTTCCTGTAGACCTCTATACAGTAACAGAGGAACTGCGTATTCATAACGAGCTTGATAGTGTTGGCGGACCGGTTTATCTTACTCAGCTTACAGCTAAGGTCGTTTCTGCTGCAAACGTTGATTATCATGCCAGGATAGTCGCTCAGAAATATATTCAGCGTGAACTTATTCGTGTTTCAACTGAGATTCAGACACGTTCTTTTGATGATTCTTATGATGTCACAGAACTTCTCGACTATTCCGAAAATGCACTTTTCCAGATAGCCGAAGGAAATATCAAGCGTGAGGTTGCCCCGATTAATGTTGTGATAAAGGAAGCAATCAGAGAGATTGAAGAGGCAGGAAAAAGAGAGGATGCACTTGTAGGAACACCATCGGGATTCACCAAACTCGACCGTCTGACATCAGGCTGGCAGAAATCAGAACTTGTTATTATCGCTGCCCGTCCATCAATGGGTAAAACAGCATTCGCTCTTTCAATGGCACGAAACATGGCAGTCGACCACGGAAAAAGTGTTGCCATCTTTTCGTGTGAGATGTCATCAATTCAGCTTGTAAACAGATTGATAGTTGCCGAAACAGATATTCCGGGTGACAAAATAAAAAACGGACGGTTGAATGAGGAGGAGTGGAAACAGCTCGATTCAAGGATCAAAAAGCTGGTTACTGCCCCCATTTTTATTGATGATACTCCTGCAATCTCCATATTCGAACTCAGGGCTAAATGCCGTCGTCTGGTAGCTCAGCATAAACTTGATATTGTTATCGTCGACTACCTTCAGCTTATGTCGGGACCTGAAAATGCAGGAAGTCGCGAGCAGGAAGTTAGTAATATTTCCCGTTCGCTGAAGAGTATTGCGAAAGAGCTCAATGTGCCGATACTGGCACTTTCACAGCTTAACCGTTCAGTAGAAATGAGGGGTGGTACCAAACGGCCTTTGCTTTCCGACCTTCGTGAATCGGGTGCTATTGAGCAGGATGCCGATATGGTCGTCTTCATTCACCGTCAGGATAAGTTCGGTATACCAACATTTGAAGATGGTTCCTCAACAAAAGGTATCGCTGAGATCATACTTGCTAAAAACCGTAACGGTCCGGTTGACGACGTTAAACTGAGATTCCGTGAAGAGAAGGCACAATTTGTTGATATCGATGATTTTGATCTGGATGGTAATCCTGAAGGAGGCAGCTCCACCCCGAGTATCACTCTCGGATCAAAAATGAACCACGATAATTTCAGAAAACTTGGCGGAGGCTTTGATAATGAGTCGGATATACATGATGAGCCGCCATTTGCTTAG
- a CDS encoding 4-(cytidine 5'-diphospho)-2-C-methyl-D-erythritol kinase, translated as MIVFPIAKINLGLHVTEKRSDGYHNIETIFYPVKLCDALELVVAEAQQGGDHLTCTGINTGSDQEDNLVIKTTGKLREKYFFPYINIHLHKAIPIGAGLGGGSSDSACLMRAINRVFHLDISKEELKKISLEIGSDCPFFIDGVPALARGRGEKMTPVNPVLTGLYLILLNPGVGISTKEAYQNCSPRKPDTSLEQLITRPIAEWKELIKNDFEDFAFRKHPLIADIKEGLYKAGALFSLMSGSGSSVYGVFREKPDLPQMLKKYVIFEGKCDLKS; from the coding sequence ATGATAGTATTTCCGATTGCAAAAATAAACCTTGGCCTGCATGTAACAGAGAAGCGTTCTGATGGTTATCATAACATCGAAACAATCTTCTATCCGGTTAAGCTTTGTGATGCACTTGAACTGGTAGTTGCAGAGGCGCAGCAGGGAGGCGATCATCTGACCTGCACAGGCATTAACACCGGAAGTGATCAGGAGGATAATCTGGTTATTAAAACTACAGGGAAACTAAGAGAGAAATACTTTTTCCCATATATCAATATACATCTTCATAAGGCTATACCAATCGGGGCAGGACTAGGTGGCGGTTCTTCTGATTCTGCATGTTTAATGAGAGCAATAAACAGGGTCTTTCATTTAGATATATCAAAGGAGGAACTTAAAAAAATATCTCTTGAGATAGGCAGCGACTGTCCGTTTTTTATCGATGGTGTTCCTGCTCTGGCAAGAGGAAGAGGTGAAAAAATGACCCCTGTTAATCCCGTTCTGACAGGATTGTACCTTATTCTTCTCAATCCAGGAGTTGGAATAAGTACAAAGGAAGCTTATCAGAACTGTTCTCCCCGGAAACCGGATACTTCACTTGAGCAGCTGATAACCAGACCAATAGCAGAATGGAAGGAACTGATCAAAAATGATTTTGAAGATTTCGCTTTCAGGAAACATCCTTTGATTGCAGATATAAAAGAAGGTCTTTATAAAGCCGGAGCACTCTTCAGCCTGATGTCAGGCAGCGGATCGAGTGTTTATGGGGTATTCAGGGAAAAGCCTGATCTTCCGCAAATGCTAAAGAAATATGTAATATTTGAGGGAAAATGTGATCTCAAATCATAA
- a CDS encoding acetyl-CoA carboxylase biotin carboxyl carrier protein subunit, protein MNKDEKLGFLNINTSLYQTRLSEKFKNRKSYQPADPKIILSFIPGTVLNIFVKTGDSVKKGDDLMILDAMKMQNKLKCPMDGKVKSIAVEKGAKVSKGTVLIELE, encoded by the coding sequence ATGAATAAAGATGAAAAGCTGGGCTTTCTTAATATAAATACAAGTTTGTATCAGACGAGGTTAAGTGAAAAATTCAAAAACAGGAAGTCATATCAGCCTGCCGATCCAAAGATCATTCTGAGTTTTATCCCGGGTACTGTGCTCAATATTTTTGTAAAGACCGGAGACTCTGTGAAGAAGGGTGATGACCTCATGATACTCGATGCCATGAAAATGCAGAACAAGCTTAAGTGCCCGATGGATGGGAAGGTTAAGTCTATTGCAGTAGAAAAAGGAGCAAAGGTTTCAAAAGGGACTGTTTTAATAGAACTGGAGTAG
- a CDS encoding acyl-CoA carboxylase subunit beta has translation MPVNKKIKELQEKREKVLLGGGEQAIEKQKAMGKRTARERIMSLLDENSFNEYDLFVEHDARDFDMDKKSLPSDGVIIGSGTVYGAPVAIFAQDFTVAGGSLGLMHSRKITKIMDHALKMRMPLIGINDSGGARIQEGVNSLAGYGEIFFRNTISSGVIPQISVILGPCAGGAVYSPALTDFVFVVDNISKMFITGPEVIKTVLGEEISMEDLGGARVHSEVTGNAHFFAMSEEECFDQIKKLITFIPWNNSKKALAFPPAEPKPEYNINKIVPEDPTLPYDVKDVIRAIVDNSDFFEIMELYAKNIVIGFGRMGGRTTGFVANQPLEMAGVLDVDSSDKAARFIRYCDAFNIPIITLVDLPGYLPGVDQEHAGVIRHGAKVLYAYSEATVPKLTVILRKAYGGGYIAMSSRHLRADFVFAWPSAEIAVMGPEGAANIIFRKEITTAKDPDAMRKQKVEEYKAKFANPYVAASRGYVDAVIEPSETRRFLMHSIEVSEHKNVPMPEKKHGLPPF, from the coding sequence ATGCCAGTTAATAAGAAAATTAAAGAGTTACAGGAAAAACGTGAGAAAGTACTGTTAGGCGGTGGAGAACAGGCAATAGAAAAGCAGAAAGCTATGGGCAAACGTACTGCCCGTGAGCGTATTATGTCGCTTCTTGATGAAAACTCATTCAATGAGTATGACCTTTTTGTTGAGCACGATGCACGTGATTTTGATATGGATAAAAAGTCGCTTCCCAGCGACGGGGTAATAATAGGATCAGGCACAGTATATGGTGCGCCTGTGGCAATCTTCGCGCAGGACTTTACAGTTGCAGGTGGCTCTCTTGGACTAATGCATTCCAGGAAGATCACTAAAATTATGGATCATGCCCTTAAGATGAGAATGCCTCTTATCGGCATAAACGACTCAGGCGGTGCACGTATTCAGGAAGGAGTCAACTCCCTCGCCGGTTATGGGGAAATTTTCTTCAGGAATACAATTTCCAGCGGTGTAATTCCTCAGATCTCTGTTATTCTCGGACCATGTGCAGGCGGAGCAGTTTATTCTCCGGCTCTTACCGACTTTGTTTTTGTTGTCGATAATATCTCTAAGATGTTCATTACAGGTCCGGAGGTAATCAAAACAGTTCTTGGTGAGGAGATCTCAATGGAGGACCTTGGCGGGGCGCGTGTTCACAGCGAGGTTACCGGTAATGCACATTTCTTTGCAATGAGCGAGGAAGAGTGCTTCGATCAGATAAAGAAGCTTATCACCTTCATTCCATGGAATAACAGCAAGAAAGCACTTGCATTTCCGCCAGCAGAACCAAAACCGGAGTATAATATTAATAAGATTGTTCCTGAAGACCCGACTTTACCGTATGATGTGAAGGATGTTATTAGGGCAATTGTTGATAATTCCGACTTCTTCGAGATAATGGAATTGTACGCCAAAAACATCGTAATCGGCTTTGGACGTATGGGCGGACGCACAACAGGTTTCGTTGCCAATCAGCCACTTGAGATGGCAGGAGTGCTTGATGTTGATTCTTCAGATAAAGCGGCACGTTTCATCCGTTATTGCGATGCATTCAATATTCCTATTATTACCCTTGTTGACCTTCCGGGATATCTTCCGGGTGTTGACCAGGAGCATGCCGGTGTAATCCGTCACGGGGCCAAGGTTTTATACGCTTACAGCGAAGCAACAGTACCTAAGCTTACTGTAATTCTGAGAAAAGCTTACGGAGGGGGATATATTGCTATGAGTTCACGGCACCTCAGAGCTGACTTTGTTTTTGCATGGCCATCAGCCGAAATCGCTGTTATGGGACCAGAAGGCGCTGCTAATATTATCTTCAGGAAAGAAATTACAACTGCCAAAGATCCTGATGCAATGAGAAAGCAGAAGGTTGAAGAGTATAAAGCCAAATTTGCTAATCCTTATGTTGCTGCTTCCAGAGGTTATGTTGATGCAGTTATTGAACCTTCTGAGACACGCAGATTCCTGATGCATTCAATTGAAGTATCAGAGCATAAGAATGTACCTATGCCTGAGAAAAAGCATGGACTTCCTCCGTTCTGA
- a CDS encoding LptF/LptG family permease gives MEKYNGKKTLGEALGSLRIKLIDAYIIRKFLGTFFFSLVLILTIAVVFDFAEKIDNFMEKEAPVKAIIFDYYFNFVPYFATLFAPLFVFISVIFFTSKMAVNTEIIAILNSGMSFKRMMWPYFLSALVIAIFTFVLTNFIIPQSNLIRMDFEDKYYRSSARKVIVENIHRMVYKNIYVYIGSYNPLSGRGQNFTIEHFNDSNRLISRLEASSVLYDTTIKKWTALNYYLREYKEGEDIISKGNRIDTTLTIKPSDLSRDPGFVGTMTYRELNDYIDLLRLQGSDELKLFLIEKHRRFANPFAIFILTLIGVSLSSRKIRGGIGMNIGIGLTLSFSYILFLQFASQFSLKGSLGPMLAMWIPNILYSIIALVLYKMAPK, from the coding sequence ATGGAAAAGTACAATGGTAAAAAAACTCTCGGAGAGGCTTTAGGCTCACTGAGAATTAAACTTATCGATGCTTATATTATCAGGAAGTTTCTTGGCACTTTCTTCTTCAGCCTAGTCCTTATTCTGACAATCGCAGTAGTATTTGACTTTGCCGAGAAGATTGACAACTTCATGGAGAAAGAGGCTCCTGTTAAAGCTATCATCTTCGACTATTATTTCAATTTTGTACCTTATTTCGCCACCCTTTTTGCTCCTCTTTTTGTATTTATCTCCGTTATATTTTTCACTTCTAAAATGGCGGTTAATACTGAGATTATTGCCATTTTGAACAGCGGAATGAGCTTTAAGAGAATGATGTGGCCCTATTTTCTCTCAGCACTGGTTATTGCCATTTTTACTTTTGTTCTTACAAATTTCATTATCCCTCAGTCAAATCTGATTCGAATGGATTTTGAGGATAAATACTACCGTTCTTCAGCCAGAAAGGTTATTGTTGAGAATATTCACAGGATGGTCTATAAAAACATTTATGTCTATATAGGCTCATATAATCCGTTAAGCGGACGTGGACAAAACTTTACAATTGAGCATTTCAACGACAGTAACAGGCTTATATCCAGGCTTGAAGCATCCTCGGTTTTGTACGACACCACTATAAAAAAGTGGACAGCTCTGAATTATTATCTGCGCGAATATAAAGAAGGTGAGGATATTATTTCGAAGGGAAACAGGATTGACACAACTCTCACGATTAAGCCCAGTGACTTATCGCGCGACCCGGGATTTGTCGGAACAATGACCTACCGGGAACTTAACGACTACATCGATCTCCTGCGATTGCAGGGCTCTGATGAGCTTAAATTGTTTCTTATCGAAAAACACAGGAGATTTGCCAATCCCTTTGCCATATTTATACTAACTCTGATAGGTGTTTCACTTTCTTCCAGAAAGATAAGAGGAGGTATCGGTATGAATATAGGAATTGGCCTTACTCTAAGCTTCTCGTATATACTGTTTCTTCAGTTTGCTTCCCAGTTCTCACTCAAGGGAAGCCTTGGTCCAATGCTGGCAATGTGGATTCCAAACATCCTCTACTCAATTATTGCCCTGGTGCTGTATAAAATGGCGCCAAAATAG
- the tgt gene encoding tRNA guanosine(34) transglycosylase Tgt gives MFKVESRDKGSKARTGMLRTEHGDIPTPIFMPVGTGGTVKGILQRDLSEDIDAKIILGNTYHLYLRPGTEILKTAGGLHKFMSWDRPILTDSGGYQVFSLTGNRKLTDEGAHFKSHIDGSKHLFTPENTVDIQRIIGADIIMVFDECAPWPCEYSYVKKSVALTHHWLDRAIVRFNETEPIYGKEQFMFPIVQGGTFDDLRKISAEKIASAGLAGNAIGGLSVGEPAEDMYRIIEIVNEILPEDKPRYLMGVGTPVNLLEAIERGIDMFDCVMPTRNGRNGMLFTSEGTINIRNRKWIDDFSPIDPEGPSVVSLNYSKAYLRHLVMSGENLGAQIASIHNLAFYLRLVSQARKKIEEGDFGVWKSTMVKKLSERL, from the coding sequence ATGTTTAAGGTTGAGAGCAGGGACAAAGGATCAAAAGCGCGTACGGGAATGCTGCGAACAGAACATGGTGATATTCCTACTCCGATCTTCATGCCTGTAGGCACAGGAGGCACTGTTAAAGGGATACTACAGCGGGATCTTTCTGAAGATATTGATGCTAAAATAATCCTCGGTAATACATACCATCTCTATTTACGTCCGGGTACAGAAATTCTGAAAACTGCCGGAGGACTTCATAAATTTATGTCGTGGGACCGTCCTATACTTACCGACAGTGGAGGATACCAGGTCTTCTCCCTCACAGGAAACCGGAAACTGACCGATGAAGGCGCGCACTTCAAATCACATATCGACGGATCAAAACATCTGTTCACACCTGAAAATACAGTTGATATTCAGCGTATTATCGGTGCCGATATTATTATGGTATTCGATGAGTGTGCTCCATGGCCATGTGAATACAGCTATGTAAAGAAATCGGTTGCACTTACTCATCACTGGCTCGACAGGGCTATCGTCAGATTTAATGAAACAGAACCAATCTATGGCAAAGAGCAGTTCATGTTTCCTATCGTTCAGGGCGGTACTTTTGATGATCTGAGAAAGATCTCTGCTGAAAAAATTGCTTCCGCCGGATTAGCAGGAAATGCAATCGGCGGACTTTCAGTTGGGGAACCGGCTGAAGACATGTACCGTATAATCGAAATAGTGAATGAAATACTTCCTGAGGATAAACCACGTTACCTCATGGGAGTAGGTACTCCGGTCAATCTCCTTGAAGCTATTGAGCGGGGAATTGATATGTTTGATTGTGTAATGCCTACTCGTAATGGCAGAAACGGAATGTTGTTTACATCTGAAGGGACAATTAATATCAGGAACAGAAAATGGATCGACGATTTCAGTCCTATCGATCCGGAAGGTCCGTCAGTTGTTAGTCTTAATTATTCAAAAGCGTATCTTCGTCACCTGGTGATGTCCGGTGAAAACCTTGGTGCGCAGATTGCAAGTATACATAACCTGGCATTCTATTTGAGACTGGTGAGCCAGGCACGAAAAAAAATTGAAGAAGGTGATTTCGGAGTATGGAAAAGTACAATGGTAAAAAAACTCTCGGAGAGGCTTTAG